A DNA window from Luteolibacter luteus contains the following coding sequences:
- the rph gene encoding ribonuclease PH — protein sequence MSSRHDGRTPDQLRKISFIPHVAPHAAGSVLVSFGETRVICCATIEEDVPRWMKMQRVEGGWLSAEYSMLPYSTLERKQRDITRGKLDGRSSEIQRLIGRALRAVTDLSKLGQRTIWIDCDVLQADGGTRTASITGGCVALAIALNGLMAKGKLKAFPLTKLVSAISAGVVDGQPVLDLDYVEDKDASVDFNVVMTESGDFVEVQGSGEEAVFSGEEMTAMLELAKKGAQELTVLQRQAILAADKPSGDSLAALAAAFAR from the coding sequence ATGTCTTCCCGTCACGACGGCCGCACGCCCGACCAGCTTCGCAAGATTTCCTTCATCCCCCACGTGGCACCCCACGCCGCGGGCAGCGTGCTCGTTTCCTTTGGTGAGACCCGGGTGATCTGCTGCGCGACCATCGAGGAAGACGTGCCCCGCTGGATGAAAATGCAGCGTGTGGAAGGCGGCTGGCTGAGCGCGGAATACAGCATGCTCCCCTACTCCACCCTCGAGCGAAAGCAGCGGGACATCACCCGCGGCAAGCTGGATGGACGCTCTTCCGAGATCCAGCGCCTGATCGGCCGGGCCCTTCGCGCCGTGACCGATCTTTCCAAGCTGGGACAGCGCACGATCTGGATCGATTGCGACGTGCTCCAGGCAGACGGCGGCACCCGCACCGCATCGATCACCGGGGGCTGCGTGGCTCTTGCCATCGCCCTCAACGGCTTGATGGCCAAGGGCAAGCTCAAGGCCTTCCCCCTTACCAAGCTTGTCTCCGCGATCTCCGCGGGGGTGGTCGATGGCCAGCCGGTGTTGGACCTCGACTACGTAGAGGACAAGGATGCCTCCGTAGACTTCAACGTGGTCATGACCGAAAGCGGGGACTTTGTGGAGGTCCAAGGCAGCGGCGAAGAGGCCGTCTTCTCCGGTGAGGAGATGACTGCCATGTTGGAACTCGCGAAAAAGGGTGCCCAGGAACTAACCGTCCTGCAGCGCCAAGCCATCCTCGCGGCGGACAAGCCGAGCGGCGATTCGCTCGCCGCCCTGGCAGCTGCCTTCGCCCGCTGA
- a CDS encoding Bax inhibitor-1/YccA family protein, translating to MSTSFNPYAVRPVAEAPLETRTDFVRKTYTHLAGAIGVFAVIETFLIKAGFGLATLRMLDASSYSWLAVMAGFMIISSIANKMALSGASKTTQYLGLGIYTVAWAVLFLPIISVAMVKVGPAVIGQAAVVTGAMVLGLTAIAFTTKKDFTFLGGALKIGSFIVLGLIVASILMGFSLGIWFCGAMVLFASASILYNTSSIMYHYAPGQHVAASLSLFSSVALLFWYVLRLFMSRD from the coding sequence ATGAGTACTTCATTCAATCCCTACGCCGTCCGGCCGGTGGCGGAAGCCCCCTTGGAGACGCGCACCGATTTCGTGCGGAAGACCTACACGCACCTTGCAGGTGCGATCGGCGTCTTCGCGGTGATCGAGACCTTCCTCATCAAAGCGGGGTTTGGACTCGCCACCTTGCGGATGCTCGATGCTAGCAGCTATTCGTGGCTAGCGGTCATGGCAGGCTTCATGATCATCTCCTCCATCGCCAACAAGATGGCCCTCAGCGGTGCCTCGAAGACGACCCAGTATCTGGGATTGGGCATCTACACGGTTGCGTGGGCGGTGCTCTTCCTTCCGATTATTTCGGTGGCGATGGTCAAGGTCGGCCCCGCGGTTATTGGACAGGCTGCTGTGGTGACAGGAGCTATGGTTCTCGGCCTTACGGCAATTGCCTTCACTACCAAGAAGGACTTCACCTTCTTGGGTGGAGCGCTGAAGATCGGCAGCTTCATCGTCCTCGGCCTGATCGTTGCTTCCATACTGATGGGATTCTCCCTCGGGATCTGGTTCTGCGGTGCCATGGTGCTCTTCGCTTCGGCTTCGATCCTCTACAACACGAGCTCCATCATGTATCACTACGCGCCCGGCCAGCACGTGGCGGCTTCGCTCTCGCTCTTCTCGAGCGTGGCCCTGCTGTTCTGGTATGTGTTGCGCCTCTTCATGAGCCGCGATTGA
- a CDS encoding MlaD family protein, with amino-acid sequence MGESTKRTELWVGVFVFIGLALLGGLIVQFGRFGDRMRGKYQLVVVFDDASGVIKGSEIRMGGARIGKVADQPELNSEVKVQVTLSIDDPIRIPENSMIQIASATLLGDKMVVITPPEGGSTTGRFIQPGAVLRGGGPSGLDAIQNNAEAVSRDARRLMQEAESTFLKLDSAVDDIRIVTGRMADTLEKVNESILSEKNLQHVDSILANLDNASADWAKASASLDPTIGDARKAIQSIEKAAASADDTMARAGKRIDELEPALKEVPKAVSSISRAADKAGAALDRVESGEGLLGTLAYDREVSDDAKTFIRNLKQQGILRYRDKETPEEDPRNRFRGRRR; translated from the coding sequence ATGGGTGAATCCACCAAAAGGACGGAGCTCTGGGTGGGGGTGTTCGTATTCATCGGCCTGGCGCTCCTAGGCGGGCTGATCGTGCAGTTCGGCCGCTTCGGCGACCGGATGCGCGGGAAATACCAGCTGGTCGTCGTTTTCGACGATGCCTCCGGTGTGATCAAGGGCTCGGAAATCCGGATGGGCGGTGCCCGCATCGGCAAGGTGGCGGACCAGCCGGAGCTGAATTCCGAGGTAAAGGTACAGGTCACCCTGAGCATCGATGATCCCATCCGGATCCCGGAGAACTCGATGATCCAGATCGCCTCCGCAACCCTGCTGGGGGACAAGATGGTGGTCATCACCCCGCCGGAAGGTGGCAGCACCACCGGCCGCTTCATTCAGCCGGGTGCGGTTCTGCGCGGCGGCGGCCCTTCAGGCTTGGATGCGATCCAGAACAACGCCGAGGCCGTAAGCCGCGATGCGCGACGCCTGATGCAAGAGGCGGAGTCCACTTTCCTGAAGCTCGACTCTGCGGTGGATGACATCCGCATCGTCACCGGCCGCATGGCAGACACGCTGGAGAAGGTGAACGAGTCCATCCTCTCCGAGAAGAATCTCCAACACGTCGATAGCATCCTTGCGAACCTCGACAACGCGAGTGCCGACTGGGCAAAGGCAAGCGCCTCGCTTGATCCGACCATCGGCGATGCGCGCAAGGCGATCCAATCGATCGAGAAGGCCGCCGCGTCTGCGGATGATACCATGGCGCGCGCGGGGAAGCGGATCGATGAGCTGGAGCCGGCGCTAAAGGAAGTACCGAAGGCCGTCTCCTCAATTTCACGCGCGGCAGACAAGGCCGGTGCCGCGCTCGACCGAGTGGAGAGCGGCGAAGGTCTGTTGGGAACGCTCGCTTACGATCGCGAGGTGTCGGACGACGCGAAGACCTTCATCCGGAATCTCAAACAGCAGGGCATCCTCCGCTACCGCGACAAGGAGACACCGGAGGAAGATCCACGAAATCGATTCCGCGGGCGGAGACGATAG
- a CDS encoding PP2C family protein-serine/threonine phosphatase, with translation MLMIHPGGTSGSNSEDAGRLVLALRASNEGIWDWWTGNQDIYYSRRILEFFECSPSTAPNIFLEPHEMIHEEDRPRFSQSLKNALSPSGPELFAIDCRLKTGGNHWRWLRIRGTVVRTREGQAQRIAGSMIDISLRKEAEAQIEEERHLLRMLIDHVPLQVYFKDRESRFVLANKQMAEWMGLKEPRELTGKHDSDFFAEEHWEQAAKDERRIMESLQPVNGKVERETWRGDNDGEDTWVLTSKFPWVDRGGEVKGTFGVSSDVTELVRAKQEATELAAELRVKNQAYEEELQLAREIQQTLAGSNFPEVGDGISKLRFGARYLPISGMAGDFFEVLRISDDKAGVLICDVMGHGVRSALVVAMLRGLLEKQRRSASDPSAFLSGLNSGLAAILDRAGATMFATAFYAVADLGTGVLRYACAGHPGAIATGPGGVQQLAATRKEKGPGLGLIAKAEYPAGELRLAEVSRILLFTDGILEAENEEGEPFLEKRLMETAADCRGETLEEMLDIVLTRVLQYSDGHHFDDDVCLLGMELVPTPVAAE, from the coding sequence ATGCTGATGATTCACCCCGGCGGCACCAGCGGATCGAATTCGGAAGATGCGGGACGCCTGGTTCTGGCGCTTCGCGCGTCAAATGAAGGGATCTGGGACTGGTGGACGGGGAATCAGGACATTTACTACTCCCGCCGCATTCTTGAGTTCTTCGAGTGCAGCCCTTCCACGGCTCCCAACATCTTTCTGGAGCCGCACGAGATGATCCATGAGGAGGATCGTCCGCGCTTTTCCCAGTCGCTCAAAAACGCGCTAAGCCCTTCCGGACCCGAATTGTTCGCAATCGATTGCCGCTTGAAAACCGGGGGCAACCATTGGCGCTGGCTGCGCATCCGCGGCACGGTGGTCCGCACCCGCGAAGGACAGGCCCAACGGATCGCGGGATCGATGATCGATATTTCCCTGCGCAAGGAAGCCGAGGCCCAGATCGAGGAGGAGCGGCACCTGCTCCGCATGCTGATCGACCATGTGCCGCTGCAGGTCTATTTCAAGGATCGCGAGTCCCGCTTCGTGCTGGCGAACAAGCAAATGGCGGAGTGGATGGGTCTGAAGGAGCCACGGGAGCTCACCGGAAAGCATGACTCTGATTTCTTCGCCGAGGAGCACTGGGAACAGGCGGCGAAAGATGAGCGGCGGATCATGGAATCCCTCCAGCCGGTCAATGGCAAGGTGGAGCGCGAGACCTGGCGGGGAGACAATGACGGGGAAGACACCTGGGTGCTGACTTCGAAGTTCCCGTGGGTGGACCGCGGGGGCGAGGTGAAGGGCACCTTCGGGGTCTCCAGCGATGTGACCGAACTGGTCCGCGCGAAGCAGGAGGCGACCGAGCTGGCTGCCGAGCTGCGAGTGAAGAACCAAGCCTACGAGGAAGAACTCCAGCTGGCTCGTGAAATCCAGCAGACCCTCGCCGGTTCGAATTTCCCGGAAGTCGGAGACGGAATTTCCAAGCTCCGCTTCGGAGCCCGCTATCTACCTATCTCCGGAATGGCGGGGGATTTCTTCGAGGTGCTCCGCATTTCCGACGACAAGGCGGGTGTATTGATCTGCGACGTGATGGGCCACGGAGTGCGCTCCGCGCTGGTAGTGGCGATGCTGCGGGGGCTTCTTGAGAAGCAGCGCCGCAGTGCCTCGGATCCCTCGGCTTTCCTGAGCGGCTTGAATTCCGGGCTCGCGGCGATTCTCGATCGGGCCGGTGCGACCATGTTCGCCACCGCATTCTACGCCGTGGCCGATCTCGGCACCGGCGTGCTCCGCTATGCCTGCGCGGGCCATCCAGGTGCAATCGCTACCGGCCCCGGCGGCGTCCAACAGCTGGCGGCCACGCGAAAGGAGAAGGGCCCCGGCCTCGGCCTCATCGCGAAAGCGGAGTATCCTGCCGGAGAGCTGCGGCTCGCGGAAGTGTCCCGCATCCTCCTCTTCACGGACGGGATTCTCGAAGCCGAGAACGAAGAGGGTGAGCCCTTCCTGGAAAAGCGGCTGATGGAAACGGCAGCCGATTGCCGCGGGGAAACCTTGGAGGAGATGCTGGATATCGTGCTGACCCGGGTGCTCCAATACTCGGACGGACACCATTTCGACGACGATGTGTGCCTGCTCGGGATGGAGCTGGTGCCGACGCCGGTGGCGGCAGAGTAA
- a CDS encoding type II secretion system protein, whose amino-acid sequence MKAKYQRRPGGFTLVELLVVIVIIAALAGLSAPVILKQRKAADRTEALNNVRQIGISLFEFDAEYGSFPDNNTSEDVKEATGTALTFGGNFSNDYFRQLIAYGLKSEKPFWCKTSFSPKKPDDIYNQPTKALEAGEVGFSYIMLTQTEGQSSSGDPGRPVVVAPSYKAQTDWTFDPEFYGDKAIVLRLDNSATPMQIRTDNKYVTTGGGRYLQSVGDNTPWGTDVNPILRAPQPRGQN is encoded by the coding sequence ATGAAAGCCAAATATCAACGCCGACCCGGCGGTTTCACCTTGGTGGAGCTCCTCGTGGTTATCGTGATCATCGCGGCCCTTGCGGGCCTCTCGGCTCCCGTCATCCTGAAGCAGCGCAAGGCTGCCGACCGGACGGAAGCACTGAACAACGTGCGCCAGATCGGCATCTCGCTCTTCGAGTTCGATGCTGAATACGGCAGCTTCCCGGACAACAACACCTCGGAAGACGTTAAGGAAGCCACTGGTACCGCCCTCACCTTCGGCGGCAACTTCTCCAACGACTACTTCCGTCAGCTCATCGCTTACGGTCTGAAGTCCGAGAAGCCATTCTGGTGCAAGACCAGCTTCTCCCCGAAGAAGCCGGACGATATCTACAATCAGCCGACCAAGGCTCTCGAAGCCGGCGAAGTGGGCTTCAGCTACATCATGCTGACCCAGACCGAAGGCCAGAGCAGCTCCGGTGACCCGGGCCGCCCGGTCGTCGTCGCTCCGTCCTACAAGGCCCAGACCGACTGGACCTTTGACCCGGAGTTCTACGGTGACAAGGCCATCGTCCTTCGCTTGGACAACAGCGCTACCCCGATGCAGATCCGCACGGACAACAAGTACGTGACCACCGGTGGTGGCCGCTACCTCCAGTCCGTGGGTGATAACACCCCATGGGGCACCGACGTGAATCCGATCCTCCGCGCCCCACAACCGCGCGGCCAGAACTGA
- the lpxK gene encoding tetraacyldisaccharide 4'-kinase, whose amino-acid sequence MKETLAELERWGSDVIFGRAKGFRASMMRLAMSALSGVYRLAVQTRLMIYRKRWRQQHHLGTLVVSIGNLTVGGTGKTPVVELLAKTLRDRGRRVAILSRGYKSRKLKESQNWKGKNGERIAPEKMPKLVSTGRALLLDSKFAGDEPFMLARNLDGVAVVVDKDRVKGGRFAVGELGADTLVLDDGLQYLHLAHGIDIVLVDRSAPFGTGAILPRGTLREPPRNLCRASYILITKCDGTPNDALIERLRRHNRVAPIIECTHGPRYLENVFTRERQPLEFLKDKWTAAISGIAVPEGFENSIEKLGARVEIRRRFSDHHRFSRKEIDKFMQRCIERDMELVVTTEKDAVRFPRPKEITVPVYFLRIEVEILKGHDAWDDLITRLCNPTAPGDPVLRYRDAYAL is encoded by the coding sequence ATGAAGGAAACGCTGGCCGAACTGGAGCGCTGGGGCTCCGACGTGATCTTCGGTCGCGCGAAAGGCTTCAGGGCCAGCATGATGCGACTGGCGATGAGCGCCCTTTCCGGCGTCTACCGGCTGGCGGTGCAGACGCGCCTGATGATCTACCGGAAGCGCTGGCGGCAGCAGCATCATCTGGGCACGCTGGTCGTCAGCATCGGGAACCTCACCGTAGGCGGGACCGGGAAGACACCCGTGGTTGAGCTGTTGGCCAAGACGCTGCGCGATCGCGGTCGCCGGGTGGCCATCCTCAGCCGCGGCTACAAAAGCCGGAAGCTCAAGGAATCACAAAACTGGAAGGGCAAGAATGGCGAGAGAATCGCCCCGGAAAAGATGCCCAAGCTCGTCTCAACCGGGCGCGCGCTCTTACTGGACTCCAAGTTCGCCGGGGATGAGCCCTTCATGCTGGCCCGGAACCTCGATGGGGTGGCGGTGGTGGTGGACAAGGACCGCGTCAAGGGCGGCCGCTTCGCCGTGGGCGAGCTGGGGGCGGATACCCTGGTGCTGGATGACGGGCTGCAGTATCTGCATCTGGCGCACGGCATCGACATCGTGCTAGTCGACCGCAGCGCCCCCTTTGGCACGGGTGCGATCCTGCCGCGTGGGACCCTGCGCGAGCCACCGCGGAATCTCTGCCGTGCCAGCTACATCCTGATCACCAAATGCGACGGCACCCCCAACGACGCCCTGATCGAGCGCCTGCGCCGTCATAACCGGGTGGCACCGATCATCGAGTGCACCCACGGTCCGCGCTATCTGGAGAATGTCTTCACCCGGGAGCGCCAGCCGCTGGAGTTCCTGAAGGACAAGTGGACGGCGGCCATCAGCGGCATTGCCGTGCCGGAAGGTTTCGAAAACAGCATCGAAAAGCTGGGCGCACGGGTCGAGATCCGCCGTCGCTTTTCCGATCACCACCGCTTCTCTCGCAAGGAGATCGATAAATTCATGCAGCGCTGCATCGAGCGTGACATGGAACTGGTGGTGACCACGGAGAAAGACGCGGTCCGTTTTCCACGGCCCAAGGAGATCACCGTGCCGGTCTACTTCCTGCGGATCGAAGTGGAGATCCTGAAGGGTCATGATGCTTGGGACGACCTGATCACGCGGCTCTGCAATCCCACCGCTCCGGGCGATCCGGTACTGCGCTACCGGGATGCCTACGCGTTGTAG
- a CDS encoding fasciclin domain-containing protein, whose amino-acid sequence MKTKNITRMALLLALSGLTPVAIAQTETETKTTTETKITKEKGDTAVVEVKEIPEPGTIAAGLRDAATFSIFTKALRASEVDLQLGTKGAFTVFAPTDEAFGKLKEGTLDKLFLPENKEKLRSLVLYHVVPGIFTSSELKNGEIKTANGEKVEIDIKTNTVEVEDSKIAKADLVLSNGVVHSIDKVMVPKSLDGFAGLDED is encoded by the coding sequence ATGAAGACGAAAAACATCACACGCATGGCGCTGCTGCTAGCGCTCAGCGGGCTAACGCCGGTGGCGATCGCGCAGACGGAAACTGAAACGAAAACCACCACGGAGACCAAGATCACCAAAGAGAAGGGCGATACCGCCGTGGTTGAGGTGAAGGAAATTCCAGAGCCGGGCACCATTGCCGCGGGCCTCCGGGATGCCGCCACGTTCTCGATCTTTACCAAGGCACTACGCGCGTCCGAGGTCGACCTGCAATTGGGAACCAAGGGTGCGTTCACCGTTTTCGCCCCAACCGATGAGGCCTTCGGCAAGCTGAAGGAAGGCACCTTGGACAAGCTCTTCCTGCCGGAGAACAAGGAAAAGCTGCGCTCGCTGGTGCTCTACCACGTGGTGCCGGGCATCTTCACTTCCTCCGAGCTGAAGAACGGCGAAATCAAGACCGCGAACGGCGAGAAGGTGGAGATCGATATCAAGACCAACACCGTGGAGGTGGAGGATTCAAAGATCGCCAAGGCGGATCTGGTGCTGAGCAACGGCGTCGTTCACTCGATCGACAAGGTGATGGTGCCGAAGTCGCTCGATGGCTTTGCCGGCTTGGATGAGGATTGA